A part of Onthophagus taurus isolate NC chromosome 7, IU_Otau_3.0, whole genome shotgun sequence genomic DNA contains:
- the LOC111413185 gene encoding guanine nucleotide exchange factor MSS4 homolog produces the protein MPEQIEDFTDEIKNGKNARSVTCKFCSSIILQPATADISNFEFDLPLMSQRKDTHVIETEKVSQFWTVDNIYTFYNVGFSNTVDNKKYLICGDCEAGPVGYHDVETKKSHVALIRILHK, from the exons atgcccgaacaaattgaagatttcaccgatgaaataaaaaatggaaaaaacgCAAGGAGCGTAACATGCAAGTTCTGTTCCTCGATTATCCTCCAACCCGCAACGGCAgatatttccaattttgaG tttgatTTGCCCTTAATGTCACAAAGAAAAGACACCCACGTAATTGAAACGGAAAAAGTATCGCAATTTTGGACTGTCGATAACATCTACACTTTCTATAATGTGGGATTTTCAAATACAGTGGATAATAAGAAATATCTTATTTGTGGTGATTGCGAAGCAGGGCCTGTTGGTTATCATGATGTAGAAACGAAAAAAAGTCATGTTGCTTTAATTAGGATTTTACATAAATAG
- the LOC111413182 gene encoding collagen alpha-2(IV) chain-like isoform X1 translates to MQLALGFLTLLATISCFQDVSAGTPNYQRFINNRKIRQEEQGNRIGRQTNADQMVQNILRWLQGVYTQNSRKIRQGTIREYLPPINTEKPRPFEPSFPDRPEDNTIGYPTPPSGIYPPLEPSYPGNGPSKPEQPETPTKPGEPGYPGKPEEPGYPGKPEEPSYPGKPEEPGYPGKPEEPSYPGKPEEPGYPGKPEEPRYPGKPEEPGYPGYPGKPEEPGYPGKPEEPGYPGKPEEPVYPGKPEEPGYPGKPEEPGYPGKPEEPGYPGKPEEPGYPGKPEEPGYPGKPEEPGYPGQPKEPGKPEEPGYPGKPEEPGYPGKPEEPGYPGKPEEPGYPGKPEEPGYPGKPEEPGYPGKPEEPGYPGKPEEPGYPGKPEEPGYPGKPEEPGYPGKPEEPGYPGKPEEPGYPGKPEEPGYPGKPEEPGYPGKPEEPEYPGKPGEPGYPEKPEEPGYPGKPEEPAQPGKPEEPGYPSKPEQPVYPGQPEEPGYPGKPEEPQQPSYPTPGEPERPGYPPSGETPQPPFDLPTQKPYEPQPEQPQPEPPQPEQPTPTDTEKPYEPGNQQPSEEPSQPGPTGYPPIGPEPIPGFPVERPDQPIEPSPGSETSDGTPETYTSGPTGSTKETPYYPGELITSGPPGGQETEQPPQQKPEEPVEQPPEKKPEEPEQPTEQELPEEPSSQPEQPAITTKPEQPKEPSQPPTEDDLSHPPHIHALDVICDQDKMTITVEFNRQFDGIIYSKGHYNEPDCRYVNENSGQTKYEFTVYLNQCGTDLVSSGEGVDTNYLENVLVMQNEAGVQEVWDTVRAVRCHWEQSLKKSLTASLSVGMLKPEIVTFSGDSIMARLDIQQGEGPFAPTVNGLVPIGEKMTLVVSITGADGYDIQVKDCRAKDTQSRSEIILSDEDGCIIKPKLFGAFQKLNEPAGPILAYAFFNAFKFPDIMDLLIECNVELCKDKCEICSDPNQKVRPGRRRRDVYNETLTDPIRVGKLLRVLLPEDLSSGEAIVKIDDVEETVCVSVKTFVITTTLMISLLATASIFSAYIYLKYRRNYYKR, encoded by the exons ATGCAGTTAGCGTTAGGATTCTTAACGCTATTAGCGACTATTTCGTGCTTTCAAGATGTCTCGGCAGGTACTCCTAACTATCaacgatttattaataatcgaaaaatACGCCAGGAAGAACAAG GTAACAGAATCGGAAGACAAACAAACGCTGATCAAATGGTTCAAAACATCTTGCGTTGGTTACAAGGAGTTTATACACAAAACAGCAGAAAAA ttCGACAAGGAACAATAAGAGAATATTTGCCACCAATTAACACTGAAAAACCCAGACCATTCGAACCTTCATTTCCTGATCGACCTGAAGATAATACTATAGGATACCCGACACCTCCGTCAGGAATTTACCCACCATTAGAACCAAGTTATCCAGGAAAtg GTCCTAGTAAACCGGAGCAACCAGAAACTCCAACAAAGCCTGGTGAACCAGGATATCCCGGAAAACCAGAAGAACCTGGGTATCCGGGAAAACCGGAGGAACCTAGTTATCCAGGAAAACCAGAAGAACCTGGATATCCGGGAAAACCGGAGGAACCTAGTTATCCAGGAAAACCAGAAGAACCTGGATATCCGGGGAAACCAGAAGAACCTAGATATCCAGGAAAACCAGAAGAACCTGGATATCCAGGATATCCGGGAAAACCGGAGGAACCTGGTTATCCAGGAAAACCAGAAGAACCTGGATATCCGGGGAAACCAGAAGAACCTGTATATCCAGGAAAACCAGAAGAACCTGGATATCCTGGAAAACCGGAGGAACCTGGTTATCCAGGAAAACCAGAAGAACCTGGATATCCTGGTAAACCAGAAGAACCAGGATATCCTGGTAAACCAGAAGAACCAGGATATCCAGGAAAACCTGAAGAACCTGGATACCCCGGACAACCAAAAGAGCCAGGAAAACCAGAAGAGCCAGGTTATCCGGGAAAACCAGAAGAACCGGGGTATCCTGGTAAACCAGAAGAGCCAGGTTATCCAGGTAAACCAGAAGAACCCGGATACCCTGGAAAACCAGAAGAGCCAGGTTATCCAGGAAAACCTGAAGAACCAGGATACCCTGGAAAACCGGAGGAACCGGGATATCCTGGAAAACCAGAAGAGCCAGGTTATCCTGGAAAACCGGAAGAACCCGGATATCCAGGAAAACCTGAAGAACCAGGATACCCTGGAAAACCGGAGGAACCGGGATATCCTGGAAAACCAGAAGAGCCAGGTTATCCTGGAAAACCTGAAGAACCAGGATACCCCGGAAAACCAGAAGAGCCAGGTTATCCAGGTAAACCAGAAGAACCAGAGTATCCAGGCAAACCAGGAGAACCAGGTTACCCAGAAAAACCGGAAGAACCAGGATATCCAGGCAAACCTGAAGAACCTGCACAACCCGGAAAACCAGAAGAACCAGGTTATCCAAGTAAACCAGAACAACCAGTATATCCCGGACAACCCGAAGAACCAGGATATCCCGGAAAACCAGAAGAACCACAACAACCAAGTTATCCAACTCCTGGAGAACCTGAAAGACCCGGATACCCACCATCAGGAGAAACACCTCAACCACCATTTGATTTACCTACCCAGAAACCATATGAACCTCAACCGGAACAACCTCAACCTGAACCTCCACAACCTGAACAACCAACACCCACCGACACTGAAAAACCTTATGAACCCGGAAATCAACAACCTTCTGAAGAACCTTCTCAACCTGGACCGACAGGTTATCCACCTATAGGTCCAGAACCTATTCCTGGATTTCCAGTTGAAAGACCAGATCAACCTATTGAACCGTCCCCTGGAAGTGAAACATCTGATGGAACGCCAGAAACGTATACTTCTGGTCCAACTGGAAGTACCAAGGAAACGCCTTATTATCCTGGAGAATTAATAACTTCTGGACCACCGGGTGGTCAAGAAACTGAACAACCACCGCAACAAAAGCCAGAAGAACCCGTAGAACAACCGCCAGAAAAAAAACCAGAAGAACCAGAACAACCTACAGAACAAGAATTACCAGAAGAACCAAGTAGTCAACCAG aaCAACCTGCCATAACAACAAAACCAGAACAACCCAAAGAACCATCCCAACCACCCACAGAAGATGATTTAAGCCACCCACCACATATTCATGCATTAGACGTGATTTGCGATCAAGATAAAATGACGATTACAGTCGAATTCAATCGACAATTCGACGGGATAATCTATTCAAAAGGTCACTACAACGAACCTGACTGTAGATACGTAAACGAGAATTCGGGCCAAACCAAATACGAATTTACGGTATATCTAAACCAATGCGGAACGGATTTAGTGAGTTCCGGTGAAGGAGTTGACACCAACTACTTGGAAAATGTTTTGGTCATGCAAAACGAAGCTGGAGTACAAGAAGTTTGGGATACGGTTCGTGCCGTACGTTGTCACTGGGAACAAAGtttaaagaaatcgttaacAGCTTCGTTGAGTGTGGGTATGCTTAAACCTGAAATCGTTACTTTCAGTGGTGATTCAATAATGGCTAGGTTGGATATTCAACAAGGTGAAGGTCCATTTGCACCTACAGTAAATGGATTAGTTCCAATTGGTGAAAAGATGACGCTTGTTGTATCTATAACAGGAGCTGATGGTTATGATATCCAAGTTAAAGATTGTAGAGCAAAAGACACACAAAGTAGaagtgaaattattttaagcgATGAAGAtggttgtattataaaaccAAAACTTTTCGGGGCATTCCAAAAATTGAACGAACCAGCCGGACCAATTTTAGCGTACGCTTTCTTTAATGCATTTAAATTCCCGGATATCATGGATTTATTAATTGAATGTAACGTAGAATTGTGTAAAGATAAATGTGAAATTTGTTCGGATCCTAATCAAAAAGTCCGACCAGGAAGAAGGAGAAGAGATGTTTATAATGAAACATTAACAGATCCTATTCGCGTTGGAAAATTATTGAGGGTTTTATTACCGGAAGATTTGAGTAGTGGTGAAGCTATCgtaaaaattgatgatgttGAAGAAACCGTTTGCGTTTCAGTAAAGACTTTCGTGATTACTACGACGTTAATGATCTCCTTATTAGCAACTGCCTCTATATTCAGTGCCTacatttacttaaaatatCGTCGTAACTACTATAAACGTTAA
- the LOC111413182 gene encoding collagen alpha-2(IV) chain-like isoform X2, with product MQLALGFLTLLATISCFQDVSAGTPNYQRFINNRKIRQEEQVRQGTIREYLPPINTEKPRPFEPSFPDRPEDNTIGYPTPPSGIYPPLEPSYPGNGPSKPEQPETPTKPGEPGYPGKPEEPGYPGKPEEPSYPGKPEEPGYPGKPEEPSYPGKPEEPGYPGKPEEPRYPGKPEEPGYPGYPGKPEEPGYPGKPEEPGYPGKPEEPVYPGKPEEPGYPGKPEEPGYPGKPEEPGYPGKPEEPGYPGKPEEPGYPGKPEEPGYPGQPKEPGKPEEPGYPGKPEEPGYPGKPEEPGYPGKPEEPGYPGKPEEPGYPGKPEEPGYPGKPEEPGYPGKPEEPGYPGKPEEPGYPGKPEEPGYPGKPEEPGYPGKPEEPGYPGKPEEPGYPGKPEEPGYPGKPEEPEYPGKPGEPGYPEKPEEPGYPGKPEEPAQPGKPEEPGYPSKPEQPVYPGQPEEPGYPGKPEEPQQPSYPTPGEPERPGYPPSGETPQPPFDLPTQKPYEPQPEQPQPEPPQPEQPTPTDTEKPYEPGNQQPSEEPSQPGPTGYPPIGPEPIPGFPVERPDQPIEPSPGSETSDGTPETYTSGPTGSTKETPYYPGELITSGPPGGQETEQPPQQKPEEPVEQPPEKKPEEPEQPTEQELPEEPSSQPEQPAITTKPEQPKEPSQPPTEDDLSHPPHIHALDVICDQDKMTITVEFNRQFDGIIYSKGHYNEPDCRYVNENSGQTKYEFTVYLNQCGTDLVSSGEGVDTNYLENVLVMQNEAGVQEVWDTVRAVRCHWEQSLKKSLTASLSVGMLKPEIVTFSGDSIMARLDIQQGEGPFAPTVNGLVPIGEKMTLVVSITGADGYDIQVKDCRAKDTQSRSEIILSDEDGCIIKPKLFGAFQKLNEPAGPILAYAFFNAFKFPDIMDLLIECNVELCKDKCEICSDPNQKVRPGRRRRDVYNETLTDPIRVGKLLRVLLPEDLSSGEAIVKIDDVEETVCVSVKTFVITTTLMISLLATASIFSAYIYLKYRRNYYKR from the exons ATGCAGTTAGCGTTAGGATTCTTAACGCTATTAGCGACTATTTCGTGCTTTCAAGATGTCTCGGCAGGTACTCCTAACTATCaacgatttattaataatcgaaaaatACGCCAGGAAGAACAAG ttCGACAAGGAACAATAAGAGAATATTTGCCACCAATTAACACTGAAAAACCCAGACCATTCGAACCTTCATTTCCTGATCGACCTGAAGATAATACTATAGGATACCCGACACCTCCGTCAGGAATTTACCCACCATTAGAACCAAGTTATCCAGGAAAtg GTCCTAGTAAACCGGAGCAACCAGAAACTCCAACAAAGCCTGGTGAACCAGGATATCCCGGAAAACCAGAAGAACCTGGGTATCCGGGAAAACCGGAGGAACCTAGTTATCCAGGAAAACCAGAAGAACCTGGATATCCGGGAAAACCGGAGGAACCTAGTTATCCAGGAAAACCAGAAGAACCTGGATATCCGGGGAAACCAGAAGAACCTAGATATCCAGGAAAACCAGAAGAACCTGGATATCCAGGATATCCGGGAAAACCGGAGGAACCTGGTTATCCAGGAAAACCAGAAGAACCTGGATATCCGGGGAAACCAGAAGAACCTGTATATCCAGGAAAACCAGAAGAACCTGGATATCCTGGAAAACCGGAGGAACCTGGTTATCCAGGAAAACCAGAAGAACCTGGATATCCTGGTAAACCAGAAGAACCAGGATATCCTGGTAAACCAGAAGAACCAGGATATCCAGGAAAACCTGAAGAACCTGGATACCCCGGACAACCAAAAGAGCCAGGAAAACCAGAAGAGCCAGGTTATCCGGGAAAACCAGAAGAACCGGGGTATCCTGGTAAACCAGAAGAGCCAGGTTATCCAGGTAAACCAGAAGAACCCGGATACCCTGGAAAACCAGAAGAGCCAGGTTATCCAGGAAAACCTGAAGAACCAGGATACCCTGGAAAACCGGAGGAACCGGGATATCCTGGAAAACCAGAAGAGCCAGGTTATCCTGGAAAACCGGAAGAACCCGGATATCCAGGAAAACCTGAAGAACCAGGATACCCTGGAAAACCGGAGGAACCGGGATATCCTGGAAAACCAGAAGAGCCAGGTTATCCTGGAAAACCTGAAGAACCAGGATACCCCGGAAAACCAGAAGAGCCAGGTTATCCAGGTAAACCAGAAGAACCAGAGTATCCAGGCAAACCAGGAGAACCAGGTTACCCAGAAAAACCGGAAGAACCAGGATATCCAGGCAAACCTGAAGAACCTGCACAACCCGGAAAACCAGAAGAACCAGGTTATCCAAGTAAACCAGAACAACCAGTATATCCCGGACAACCCGAAGAACCAGGATATCCCGGAAAACCAGAAGAACCACAACAACCAAGTTATCCAACTCCTGGAGAACCTGAAAGACCCGGATACCCACCATCAGGAGAAACACCTCAACCACCATTTGATTTACCTACCCAGAAACCATATGAACCTCAACCGGAACAACCTCAACCTGAACCTCCACAACCTGAACAACCAACACCCACCGACACTGAAAAACCTTATGAACCCGGAAATCAACAACCTTCTGAAGAACCTTCTCAACCTGGACCGACAGGTTATCCACCTATAGGTCCAGAACCTATTCCTGGATTTCCAGTTGAAAGACCAGATCAACCTATTGAACCGTCCCCTGGAAGTGAAACATCTGATGGAACGCCAGAAACGTATACTTCTGGTCCAACTGGAAGTACCAAGGAAACGCCTTATTATCCTGGAGAATTAATAACTTCTGGACCACCGGGTGGTCAAGAAACTGAACAACCACCGCAACAAAAGCCAGAAGAACCCGTAGAACAACCGCCAGAAAAAAAACCAGAAGAACCAGAACAACCTACAGAACAAGAATTACCAGAAGAACCAAGTAGTCAACCAG aaCAACCTGCCATAACAACAAAACCAGAACAACCCAAAGAACCATCCCAACCACCCACAGAAGATGATTTAAGCCACCCACCACATATTCATGCATTAGACGTGATTTGCGATCAAGATAAAATGACGATTACAGTCGAATTCAATCGACAATTCGACGGGATAATCTATTCAAAAGGTCACTACAACGAACCTGACTGTAGATACGTAAACGAGAATTCGGGCCAAACCAAATACGAATTTACGGTATATCTAAACCAATGCGGAACGGATTTAGTGAGTTCCGGTGAAGGAGTTGACACCAACTACTTGGAAAATGTTTTGGTCATGCAAAACGAAGCTGGAGTACAAGAAGTTTGGGATACGGTTCGTGCCGTACGTTGTCACTGGGAACAAAGtttaaagaaatcgttaacAGCTTCGTTGAGTGTGGGTATGCTTAAACCTGAAATCGTTACTTTCAGTGGTGATTCAATAATGGCTAGGTTGGATATTCAACAAGGTGAAGGTCCATTTGCACCTACAGTAAATGGATTAGTTCCAATTGGTGAAAAGATGACGCTTGTTGTATCTATAACAGGAGCTGATGGTTATGATATCCAAGTTAAAGATTGTAGAGCAAAAGACACACAAAGTAGaagtgaaattattttaagcgATGAAGAtggttgtattataaaaccAAAACTTTTCGGGGCATTCCAAAAATTGAACGAACCAGCCGGACCAATTTTAGCGTACGCTTTCTTTAATGCATTTAAATTCCCGGATATCATGGATTTATTAATTGAATGTAACGTAGAATTGTGTAAAGATAAATGTGAAATTTGTTCGGATCCTAATCAAAAAGTCCGACCAGGAAGAAGGAGAAGAGATGTTTATAATGAAACATTAACAGATCCTATTCGCGTTGGAAAATTATTGAGGGTTTTATTACCGGAAGATTTGAGTAGTGGTGAAGCTATCgtaaaaattgatgatgttGAAGAAACCGTTTGCGTTTCAGTAAAGACTTTCGTGATTACTACGACGTTAATGATCTCCTTATTAGCAACTGCCTCTATATTCAGTGCCTacatttacttaaaatatCGTCGTAACTACTATAAACGTTAA